The following nucleotide sequence is from Acetivibrio cellulolyticus CD2.
AGGACAATTATTCGTTACCCAGACCATATATTCCTTTCGATCTTGCTTTGGTGCTTTTATATAATAATCCTCAATATTTTTATTGGTGTTTTTCATATACTCATAAATAAGCTTAGCAACCTGGTTTATTCTTCCCAAATAGTTCTCAGGTACTTTACTGATTAAGTCATCAAAAGTTCCGTCTGCAATATTTTTTATAATCGTATTTACTGAAGAAAATCTGTTTAATACTCTATGCAGCTGAACATAATCATCACACTTAAGTTTAATCATATGCCCGTCAATATTTAACACCCAGCCTTCTTTCTCGGTAGATTTAAACCTTTTTGCATCCTTAATTATATCTTCAAAATCCTTGTTCTCTATCTTTGTCATAGGAACATCGTATTTTTCTGCAAAACTCTTTACATCTTTATACGCCAACTGCTTTCCGGTAAAAACGTTTCTCATTCCGATCAGATACATACCCTCATCTTCTGGCGAATAAAAAACCACATGGGCATCCTTCACGCTTATATATTCGAAAATAAAGGTATATTCCGGATTTTCAACAATCATATCCTTATGGTTTTGAGTAAGTTTGCTGTATCCATCACTAAGCCGCCATGAGCTATTTCTGTCTAAAGCCATGCTTCCGGAAAGAAAAATATCGCCATTATAATATCGGGCACTTTGCATTGATCCATCCAGCTTGTCAGTAATTTCAACGGACTTGGCATTTTTGATTTCATTTTGTACACTTTCAAATTTGTTTTCTTCAACTTCGTTAAGGTTGAAAAACTTCCTGAAAGGTGCCAATACTAGCTGCTCATTTGCAACATCAATAACAACACTTCTGCATTCTCTGAAAATACTTTCAGAATCAGTCCACATACTTTCATGCATTTCATCCATACCATATCTTATAATAATAAAATCGTTATATTGCTTTACTTTTAAGTGGCCAAAAACATTATTATATTCCTCATTACCCAGTCTTGACAGCCACTTCTCAAATTCATCTGTATCTAAATCACCAAAAGTTTCTCTATAATCATTTTTGATTTTCATAACCAGATTAAATACCGGATTCCAATTAAATTTTCCCATTTCTTCACCCCATAATCATACTCATACGTTCATAAAACAATTCTTTGAAAGGACATAATAAAAAGTGGTTAAATCCATATTTCAGACTTAACCACTCTTGTTTGTATTTTCACGTAACTTTTATATAATGAAAACTTTAATACGCCTTACGTTTAAACAATAGAGGATTAAGCCAATGTATATGTATAAATGGTTTACAAATTCGCTCACGCAATGTTTCAATTTTCCTTAATTCAAAACAGTTAGTTCTATACATTGTATATCCTCCATTCCCAAT
It contains:
- a CDS encoding T4 RnlA family RNA ligase, which gives rise to MGKFNWNPVFNLVMKIKNDYRETFGDLDTDEFEKWLSRLGNEEYNNVFGHLKVKQYNDFIIIRYGMDEMHESMWTDSESIFRECRSVVIDVANEQLVLAPFRKFFNLNEVEENKFESVQNEIKNAKSVEITDKLDGSMQSARYYNGDIFLSGSMALDRNSSWRLSDGYSKLTQNHKDMIVENPEYTFIFEYISVKDAHVVFYSPEDEGMYLIGMRNVFTGKQLAYKDVKSFAEKYDVPMTKIENKDFEDIIKDAKRFKSTEKEGWVLNIDGHMIKLKCDDYVQLHRVLNRFSSVNTIIKNIADGTFDDLISKVPENYLGRINQVAKLIYEYMKNTNKNIEDYYIKAPKQDRKEYMVWVTNNCPKEIQGYLRQKYLNKEYHVLKTCFMNSTKYRKLNEMGLEGTYSALFEDLEEA